The Streptococcus oralis genome segment ACAAGAGAAAAAGACTTTCAGCTGGAAAAGTATTTTTTCTGATATGAAAGAAGGACTTGGCTATATCTGGCACCAGCAAGAAATCTTTTTCCTTTTGTTAGTAGCTTCGAGTGTTAATTTCTTTTTTGCAGCTTTTGAATTTCTCCTCCCTTTTTCAGAACGACTTTACGGGGTAGAAGGAGCTTATGCAACTATTTTGACTATGGGTGCTGTTGGTTCGATTATCGGAGCTCTTCTAGCTAGTAAAATAAAGGCAAGTGTTTATAATCTTTTGATTCTATTGGCGTTGACTGGAGTTGGAGTTTTTATGATGGGGTTACCACTGCCAACTTTTCTTACCTTTTCTGGGAATTTAGTTTGTGAACTGTTTATGACGATTTTTAATATTCACTTTTTTACTCAGGTGCAAACCAAAGTTGAGGGGGAATACTTGGGGAGAGTGCTAAGTACAATTTTTACATTAGCCATTCTATTTATGCCAATTGCAAAAGGCTTTATGACGGTGCTGCCAAGTGTACATCTCTCTTCTTTTCTGATAATTGGAAGCGGGGTTATTGCCCTGTCTTGTTTATCCCTCTTTTATGTGCGAAGTCATTTTAAAAAAGAGTTATAATTTATCTTTTTTAAAAAATATTTCTCTACAATCCATTTTTCAGCCCTTCTCTATTGTGAGGAGGGCTTGATTTATGGTAGAATAGTTTTATGAATGAAAGAATGAATGAGTTAGTTGCCTTGCTCAATCGCTATGCGACCGAGTACTATACGAGTGACAATCCCTCGGTGTCAGATAGCGAGTATGATCGCCTCTACCGAGAGTTGGTCGAATTGGAAGCTGCCTATCCAGATCAAGTTTTAGCGGACAGTCCGACCCATCGTGTTGGTGGTAAGGTTTTAGACGGTTTTGAAAAATACAGTCATCAGTATCCTCTTTATAGTTTGCAGGATGCTTTTTCACGTGAAGAGTTAGAAGCTTTTGATGCGCGTGTTCGAAAGGAATTGCCCCAACCGACCTATATTTGCGAGCTGAAAATCGATGGTTTGTCTATCTCGCTAACTTATGAAAAGGGAATTTTGGTAGTCGGCGCGACACGTGGGGATGGTTCTGTTGGTGAAAATATCACAGAGAACCTCAAGCGTGTCAAGGACATTCCTTTGACCTTGCCAGAAGAACTTGATATCACTGTTCGTGGAGAGTGTTACATGCCACGCGCTTCGTTTGATCAAGTCAACCAAGCCCGCCAAGAAAATGGGGAGCCTGAATTTGCCAATCCTCGTAACGCGGCAGCAGGCACTTTGCGTCAGTTGGATACAGCAGTAGTAGCCAAACGCAATCTTGCAACTTTCCTCTATCAAGAAGCAAGCCCTTCTACTCGTGATAGCCAAGAAAAAGTCTTGAAGCATCTTGAACAGCTTGGCTTTGTAGTTAATCCTAAACGAATATTGGCTGAAAGCATAGATGAGATATGGAATTTTATCCAAGAAGTAGGAAAAGAACGGGATAATTTACCTTATGACATTGATGGAGTAGTGATCAAGGTCAATGACTTAGCAGGTCAAGAAGAGCTCGGTTTTACCGTTAAAGCACCCAAGTGGGCAGTCGCCTATAAATTTCCTGCTGATGAAAAAGAAGCCCAGC includes the following:
- a CDS encoding MFS transporter yields the protein MNRHAIQLISRGAINKIGNMLYDYGNSVWLASMGTIGQTVLGIYQISELVTSILVNPFGGVISDRFSRRKILMTTDLICGILCLAISFIRNDSLMIAALIFANIVQAVAFAFSRTANKAIITEVVEKDEIVTYNARLELVLQVVGVSSPVLSFLVLQFASLHMTLVLDAISFFIAFTLVAFLPKKETQKQEKKTFSWKSIFSDMKEGLGYIWHQQEIFFLLLVASSVNFFFAAFEFLLPFSERLYGVEGAYATILTMGAVGSIIGALLASKIKASVYNLLILLALTGVGVFMMGLPLPTFLTFSGNLVCELFMTIFNIHFFTQVQTKVEGEYLGRVLSTIFTLAILFMPIAKGFMTVLPSVHLSSFLIIGSGVIALSCLSLFYVRSHFKKEL